tatatttaatgctacatgcatgcatccaaagattcgatgtgacgaggaatgtgaaaaattttgcaaaattttttgcaaactaaactggacctacCTCGCCACTGAAAGTCTCGAAGCAGCGGACTGGGCTGGCAGCGGCCAGCAGGATATGCTACTCCCTTCTGAAACGACCGGCAGAGCGGCAATTTGTACCAATGAGCTCATGCCGCCGCAttaaagatgctaaaaggagcagTGGATTGGACCATGCTCTGAACCCTTCACCAACCAGCTTCATTACTTCACACAGGCAGACCCAGTGCAGCGCTGCTCGAAGCACAGCCACATGAACACACGCTGCGTTGTGATTTGTGAGTGCACAAGTAGCGAGGGTCCCCTGTCGAAGAACCGGACCTAAATGAAGCGGCAGGGCCCGAATACGTGCAAGTTTGCTTTGGATGGGAAGGATTCCGAATCCAGAAATGCAGCGTACAAGTAGAGCTGAAGGTATCGTAGCTTGTGGTGCATGATTTTGCTTTGGGTTATTTCGATTCGTACCATTACAATTTTTACGTTTTtaaaatatattattattattcgtCTATTTGAAAACTTACCATTACAATTTTGTCTTTACCTCATTCGTGCCATTTTCTACGTTTAAAACCATAACGAGACCACATGCAGGTCACTGTATTTTCATATGACCTAAAATGCCCCTGTCATTTTTTTTCTCTCCACCCACTGACCCAGAGGGCCCATGTGTCATCCTCTACTCCCTTCTTCCTCCGTCCACTGGTGCTCGCCTGCACAGGGCACCGCCCGCTTGCAGGTTCACCAAGGCGACTGGGGCTGCTCTCGAGCTCGTCGGCGCTCGATGCCACGCGCAGGGGGAGGCCGGATCAGAGGCCCAGGTGCAAGAGGCGAAGGCAGAGCCCACGACATCGGAGGGGAGCATGCTGCGGCTGCCGGCGCCGAGTGCCCACCGGTGTCGCGGAAGCCGGAGTGGGCGCCTCCGCCGCAACAGCCTTCTTCCCCGCCGCGCACGACCTCACTACCGTGTTCCTGGCCCTGTTGCCAAAGAAGCGGATCCAGGCAGGCTGACGGCCGAGCGCATTCCGATCCGCGCTGCCGCGGCTGAACTCAGGACGACGAGCTCAGGTGCCGGCGAACACAGGCGCGGGCATGCAGCATGAGGCATGGGATCGGTTGAGGGCGTGCGACACCTCCTGCCTCTATCCCTGTTCAGCGCTCGTGCTTGCCATGGAGCGGGTGAGGTCGTGCTTGCCATGTCGCTCACCGAACCCACCGCCGCCATGAATCCAACTGTCGCTGCTCGTGCTAGTCATGATGTCCAGCGGCGGCGCACGGGGGCTGAGCCAGCTAGCAGCGGCGTGCGCGCAAGGCATGGCCAAGGGCGGCATGGGTGGGGAAGAAGCTGTTCTGGAGGAGACGGGAAAGGTGGAAGGAGATGACTAGTGGGGTCCACATGTCAGTGATTTATAGAGAAAGGAAGGTGGAGGGGCAGTTTTGTCCATATAAAAATACGATGACGCAGTGTACGTCTGCAAGTGGGCTTAAATCATTTCCAAGTGTATACCGTGGCATATTTCAAAGAGAGGAAGAATTATAATGGTAAGATTCAGAATAGATAAATAGTAATGACAGTTCTTGAAACTTTAAAAATTATAATGATAGCAATCCACcgtctgttcggctggctggctgggctaaTGCTGGCCAGCCCACTCACGCGGGCACTGTTTATATGAACAATGTCTTTCAGTTagaataataatttttttttcccaaccattcagtcgaaacagtattttttttcggGCGCCGAACGCTTTTGCGTCCACCATTCTTAGCATAGAATCTTGACGTACGTGGTTTCAGATCACGGGATGGTGAACAAGAACAAAACAAGTGACATTTGTGCAAGAGAACAATTTTGATTGATAGGGAGCCAGTGACTTCATCTTTCGTCTGTCCTGGCTCCTCTGTTTGATATTATCATCATCTATACCTCTCCCAATCTTTTTATCTACCAATATGAATGCAACAGTTATTTGCATCATTATTCCCACTAAGCACTATCAGCATAAGGAGGATTAGAAGGAGCAGCAGCGAGTAGCAAGCGCTGGAACAATACATGGTTACAGACAAAAAGCCTCCGAGAACTAGCTAGAGAATACACACTTGGTGACTGTGCTTGGCGGTGGTGGTGCTCTGTTTCTGTGTGCTGTACTGTGCTTGATAGATCACGACGACGCCGACATGGCCGCcgcggccttcttcttcttcgcggGCTTGTCGGCGGCGGTGCTGCTGCGGGTGCCCTTGGCGATCTTGGTGTTGAGCTTGTAGTAGTTGACGAACCAGTCGACGAAGTGCCGGAGGCCGGCCTCGAGGGAGGTGGTGGGGCGGTAGCCGAAGTCGTGCGCGGCGTGGCTGACGTTGGCGTGGGTGAAGGGCACGTCGCCGTTGCTGGGCATGGTGACGATGCGCTTGTTGGCCTTCTTGCCGAGCAGCTTCTCGAGGATGGCGACCATCCGGGTGACGGGCACGGGGGAGGTGTTGCCGAGGTTGTAGACGCGGAGAGGCGCGGGACCGCTCTTCTTGCCGGACCTGGAGCCGGTGCTCTTGCCCGCGGTGTCGAGCGCGCCGAGGCAGCCCTTGACGACGTCGTCAATGTAGGTGAAGTCGCGGCGCGCGTCGGAGCCGTCGGCGGCGCGGAACAGCGTGATGGGCTCGCCGGCGACGATGCTGCGGGCAAAGAAGAAGTAGGCCATGTCGGGGCGGCCCCAGGGACCGTAGACGGTgaagaagcggaggccggtgatggAGAGCCCGTAGATGTGGTTGTAGGTGTGCGCGATGGCCTCGCCGGCCTTCTTGGTCGCCGCGTACAGCGACGCCGGGCGGTCGGTGCGGTGGTCCTCGGAGAAGGGCGCGTCGGTGTTGAGCCCGTacaccgaggaggaggaggcccaGACGATGGCCGGCTGCGGGTCGGCGTGCTTGGCCGCCACCTCGAAGACGctgacgagcccggccacgttGGACGCGACGTACGTCTGCGGCGCCTCCATCGCGTACCGCACCCCGGCCTGCGCGGCCAGGTGCAGCACGTGCGTGAACGCCGCGACGTCGAAGAGCTTCTCCAGCAGCAGGCCGTCGTTGATGTCGGCGTCGAGCACGACGACGCCCCGGCTGGCCAGCAGCGCCTGCCGCGCGCGCTTCAGCGACGGGTCGTAGTAGGAGTTGAAGTTGTCGAGGCCGAGCACGCCGTCGCCGCGGGCCTTGAGCGCGAGCGAGCAGTGCGTGCCCACGAAGCCCGCGGCTCCGGTGACCAGCACGGAGATGCCCCCGTCCCGGCTCGGCCTGGCGCTCCGCCGTACCTCCTTCTCCCACGCGGCGCCCCCGTACGACGCCGAGGACATGAGCAGGCTGCGGTGCGAGGCGGAGGAGGAGTGCGCGCCGCCTGCTGAGCCGTCGCTGCCGCCGGCGGAGAGGTGGAAGGACCGCGAGAGGAGGGACGGGTAGTGCAGCGTGAAGAGGAAGACGAGCGCGAGCGTGGCCAGCACGGTGGCTCGGAAGAGCAGGTGCGACGACGCGGACACGAGCTTGGCGCTGGTCGCCCGGCGCAGCAGCAGCGCGCCCCCGCTGGCGTACCGCTCCAGCTTCATCCCCTTGGCGGCCGCGTCCACCGCGGTGATCCCCGACGACGGCATTGTGGCTGTGCTCTGCTCTTCGTCCTCCTCGCGTTCCGGGCCTCGAGGGATAGTTGGATAGATAGCTACACGGATAGACAGCTAGGCTGGCTCGAAGCAAGCAGGCTTGCTGAGGAGGGAGTGAGAGAGCAAGCGTGGGGATATAAAGGGGGAGAGTGAAACGGAGGGGGGGAGGTGGGCCCACACGGCGGGAGGTTTTTGGTTTCGGTTGGAGGCCACTCGGGGTGGCTCGAGTCGGGTGCGTGCTTGCGATTTTGGGATCCTCACCTCCCTGCCTAACTTGGTTGCTCGGTGCGTGCTGTgatctgggccttgtttagattgaagaaaatttcaacccgatgaatagtagcactttcgtcttatttggtaaatattgtccaatcgtggaccaactaagttcaaaagattcatctcgtgatttccaactaaactgtgcaattagttattttttttacctacatttaatgctccatgcaagtgactaaaaattgatgtgatggagagagagtgaaaaaacttggaattttggggtgatctaaacaaggccctggtaAACGAAGAGGAGCTGAAAGCGGTAGTGTTTTTGGTATGATCGCATCGCATCGGAGCAAGGGTGGTTCCCCTTCCCCCGAACCAAAGTGGTCTCTCCAGTCTCCGGCTCGATCTCTCTGGCCGAGTCAATGGCTGACCGACGGATTGCCAGAGActttactactagtactactactttaGCATTGAGCGCCGCACTGTGCAAATCTGTGTGAATTAGTGTTTGCTATTAATTGGACAGTGGGATGGACAGGTAGAACACGGCCTCATTTGGACCATAGAATGTTCACAACAACGTGCATTTAATTTGCACTCGAATGCATGTGTTTTGCTAAAACAGGTGGCAAGTACATTGGTACACGTCGGCGATATTAATCATCATCTCATACATTTATGGTTTTTTAACATGGAAGAGAAATAGGTGACAGAAAAATACCATTGCTCCGTGGATTTTAGAACTATGAAACAATTATTTCATCACTGTAGAGTTGTTGCTATATAATATAATTCACAACACCCGTTTATTATATGCTCGGTATAGAGCTGCTACGAAACATGTTAAAAGAAATATTGTACAAATTGTCTGTTAAGCTATCTTGAGATCACATGGCACTGTATGAAATCGCAGAGCCAGAGATAGgtttgttcggctggtattaaagtcggctgaagctaatttgttgtgagagaataaTACTGTAAATTCTAGCTGATAAggcgactgataagttcaagcgaacaggaaaACGATACATTTTGCCCTAAATCCTAATGTCCAACCGGGCTTTGTGGAAGATCGTTGCCATAAAGCATGTGACATGCTCTCGGTCGCCGGCACATTATGGCCTATGGGCGCGCGCATGGGGCCAGCCGCCAGGGCGCAttgatgctttttttttttttctacGGCCGGTGAATCGTAATAGTCTGGTTTGGAAATAGAGGGAGCGAGCATGTAGACGAAGGAAAAAAATTGGATGCAGCCAGCCTGTGTTAGATTAAATTGGGCcggcccattatttattctaattaatcaaataaacttcaaagacctacaattattgttaagtgaaaaagtgattagtaccatatggaaaattcactaaaaaggttatcaacttaaatagtgagtcttaggactctcacataaacaagttgagagggagaaccgggaggccacacgcgcgcgccgccgagccacccgcgcgcgccgcggccggggccgtggccgtgggccgtgactcttcctcttcctcctctccgcaacatctgagcactgagctgttcgtctgcatctccgaccggagttccctgcgcgcacagggagcttcggtagcaggcctctGGAACTTtccccgtcaagcgtacctgcacgggtagacggggaatcaagtttttggggagggccggcttcccggtgcgactgctgccccgtctgcagtttcctgttcgggggcttctgcttcctgacgggagagtctcgttctactgctccgacgccgcacctgcaggagctacgacaccgcacctgcaggagcttcccgtgccactgctccgacaccgcacctgcaggagcttcccgtgctactgctgcgacaccgcacctgcaggagctttccgtgccactgctccgacaccgcacctgcaggagtctcccggcgcgacctcctctgcaacatggtagacacgaggaggactggtggccgcaccaacaccaacgacggagaagatggtggctcactgtccgcggataccggcagtcccaccctagggtataaatctaatcccactgtgcgctattgttcatatgctattctgttagcgttTTTAGCGCACTTGGTTGCTGTactgttaaatactatctgcagta
Above is a genomic segment from Miscanthus floridulus cultivar M001 chromosome 3, ASM1932011v1, whole genome shotgun sequence containing:
- the LOC136546558 gene encoding UDP-glucuronate 4-epimerase 6-like, whose translation is MPSSGITAVDAAAKGMKLERYASGGALLLRRATSAKLVSASSHLLFRATVLATLALVFLFTLHYPSLLSRSFHLSAGGSDGSAGGAHSSSASHRSLLMSSASYGGAAWEKEVRRSARPSRDGGISVLVTGAAGFVGTHCSLALKARGDGVLGLDNFNSYYDPSLKRARQALLASRGVVVLDADINDGLLLEKLFDVAAFTHVLHLAAQAGVRYAMEAPQTYVASNVAGLVSVFEVAAKHADPQPAIVWASSSSVYGLNTDAPFSEDHRTDRPASLYAATKKAGEAIAHTYNHIYGLSITGLRFFTVYGPWGRPDMAYFFFARSIVAGEPITLFRAADGSDARRDFTYIDDVVKGCLGALDTAGKSTGSRSGKKSGPAPLRVYNLGNTSPVPVTRMVAILEKLLGKKANKRIVTMPSNGDVPFTHANVSHAAHDFGYRPTTSLEAGLRHFVDWFVNYYKLNTKIAKGTRSSTAADKPAKKKKAAAAMSASS